One genomic segment of Pseudorasbora parva isolate DD20220531a chromosome 6, ASM2467924v1, whole genome shotgun sequence includes these proteins:
- the sgk2a gene encoding serine/threonine-protein kinase Sgk2, translated as MAHYNPPSSPSDEVNLGVSVNPHAKPTDFDFLAVIGKGTFGKVLLAKLKADGKFYAVKVLQKKVILKKKEQKNIMAERNVLLKSLKHPFLVGLHYSFQTTEKLYFVLDYVNGGELFYHLQRERCFSEARARFYSAEVASAIGYLHSLNIVYRDLKPENILLDYQGHVVLTDFGLCKEGIEPEGTTTTFCGTPEYLAPEVLRKEPYDRTVDWWCLGAVLYEMLYSLPPFYSRDVSEMYDAILHKALHLPPGKSEATCHLLHGLLQKDQHRRTGAIADFLEIKNHMFFAPINWDDLYHKRITPPYNPNVRGPADLQHIDPEFTREMVPNSVGRTPEPTPSLATSSSNAFTGFSYISEGDSFL; from the exons ATGGCTCATTATAATCCA CCATCGTCTCCATCAGACGAGGTCAATCTGGGTGTGTCCGTCAATCCTCA TGCCAAACCCACTGACTTTGATTTCCTGGCCGTGATTGGTAAAGGAACATTTGGGAAG GTGCTCTTAGCAAAACTGAAAGCAGATGGAAAATTCTATGCAGTGAAGGTTTTGCAAAAGAAGGTTATATTGAAGAAAAAAGAg CAAAAGAATATAATGGCCGAGAGGAACGTGCTGCTCAAGAGTCTGAAACATCCTTTTCTAGTCGGGCTGCACTACTCCTTTCAGACCACTGAGAAGCTCTATTTTGTCCTGGATTATGTCAATGGCGGAGAG CTGTTTTATCACCTGCAGCGAGAGCGATGTTTCTCAGAGGCACGAGCTCGCTTCTACTCCGCTGAGGTGGCCAGTGCCATCGGCTACCTTCACTCTCTCAATATAGTATACAG AGAtctcaagccagaaaacattcTATTAGACTACCAG GGCCATGTGGTCTTAACAGATTTTGGCTTGTGTAAAGAAGGCATAGAACCAGAAGGAACCACCACAACCTTTTGTGGCACTCCAGAG TATCTGGCACCCGAGGTCCTACGGAAAGAGCCGTATGACCGCACGGTGGACTGGTGGTGTCTCGGAGCTGTGCTCTATGAGATGCTCTACAGCTTG CCTCCATTCTACAGCCGTGATGTGTCTGAGATGTATGATGCGATCCTGCATAAAGCGCTCCACCTGCCGCCGGGTAAGTCTGAGGCCACGTGTCACCTGCTCCACGGACTCCTGCAGAAAGATCAGCATCGCAGAACTGGAGCTATTGCCGATTTT TTGGAGATTAAAAATCACATGTTCTTTGCCCCCATAAACTGGGACGACCTCTACCACAAGCGAATCACGCCGCCATATAACCCCAATGTG AGAGGCCCGGCAGACCTTCAGCACATTGACCCAGAGTTCACCAGAGAGATGGTGCCTAATTCTGTGGGCCGAACGCCAGAGCCCACGCCCAGCCTGGCCACCAGCAGCTCCAACGCCTTCACCGGCTTCTCATATATCTCTGAAGGAGATAGCTTCCTCTGA